In the genome of Tripterygium wilfordii isolate XIE 37 chromosome 19, ASM1340144v1, whole genome shotgun sequence, one region contains:
- the LOC119986124 gene encoding probable glycosyltransferase At3g42180: MGFAEERSRERMRVKSRSERVYISKEYNSASPSVVLSLRAVYATQLLFITLPQIRLPYEFPVGGKDIHNRTTLAFWATAAAAWPTHPQKERFRTSKYCICHGESFLTRICITDSIYFGCVPVISHDNYELPFNDILDWTKFSVRIAEDYIYVVEQILEDISDSEFSDLHYNIVKVQRHFEWNSPPRKYDAFHMILYELWLRHLSISDDLSDF; this comes from the exons ATGGGTTTTGCAGAGGAGAGAAgcagagagagaatgagagtcAAGAGCAGGTCAGAGAGAGTGTATATTTCG AAAGAATATAATAGTGCATCTCCCTCCGTGGTTCTCTCTCTGCGAGCTGTCTACGCAACGCAACT ATTATTTATAACCCTCCCCCAGATACGACTGCCATATGAATTTCCAGTGGGTGGAAAGGACATACACAACAG GACGACACTCGCTTTCTGGGCTACTGCAGCAGCTGCTTGGCCCACTCACCCACAAAAAGAGAGATTCAGAACGTCCAAGTATTGCATTTGTCATGGAGAATCCTTTCTCACAAGAATCTGTATAACAGACTCGATTTATTTCGGATGTGTTCCTG TGATCTCGCATGATAACTATGAACTGCCATTCAATGACATCCTTGACTGGACAAAATTTTCTGTAAGAATTGCTGAGGATTACATTTATGTGGTGGAGCAGATTCTTGAAGACATATCAGATTCGGAATTCAGTGACCTGCATTACAACATAGTCAAG GTTCAAAGGCACTTCGAGTGGAATTCACCTCCAAGAAAATATGATGCCTTCCATATGATATTGTACGAGCTCTGGTTGCGCCACCTATCCATATCAGATGATCTTTCGGATTTCTGA